In the genome of Cydia strobilella chromosome Z, ilCydStro3.1, whole genome shotgun sequence, one region contains:
- the LOC134754230 gene encoding glucose transporter type 1 isoform X2, with product MRQSCHRLLEHQQAGEEEPPLYSPIDRISVVPDHVAREADTKLTRYATTEEDEATLRELLLSLQRQVSVMSMNLSQKLDDLQRGDRQLETTVALCEIRTQLQELTKSVESCQSEVSEVKRDMVAIKQELDTVQQVKEEIEELREYVDRLEEHSQRRKLRLLEQPSNKSMETEKEKRGKGLTFFLSYAILAAVLGMLQFGYNTGVINAPGRNIENFMKDVYKDRYGRDITEETVKRLYSIAVSIFAIGGMLGGFSGGMIANRFGRKGGLLLNNILGISGASLMGFTKISHCYEMLFFGRFIIGVNCGLNTSLVPMYISEIAPLNLRGGLGTVNQLAVTVGLLLSQVLGIEQILGTDDGWPILLGLAICPAILQLLLLPACPESPRYLLITRQWEEEARRALRRLRASNQVEEDIEEMRAEERAQQAEASISMRELLCSPTLRAPLLIGVVMQLSQQLSGINAVFYYSTSLFTSSGLTEEAAKFATMGIGAIMVGMTLVSLPLMDRTGRRTLHLYGLGGMFIFSIFITISFLIKEMIDWMSYLSVVSTLSFVVFFAVGPGSIPWLITAELFSQGPRPSAMAIAVLVNWMANFVVGIGFPSMKALLENYTFLPFSVFLAIFWIFTYKKVPETKNKTFEEILALFRNSNGRDSFRDSRLYGSMMNCVNALEQQLPPPPPAPVDEKHDSLSEQSSGAGDAGRPPPPLPPPRFPAPGNV from the exons CCTACAACGACAGGTCAGCGTGATGAGCATGAACCTCTCGCAAAAGCTGGACGACCTGCAGCGAGGTGACCGCCAGCTGGAGACGACGGTGGCCCTCTGCGAGATCCGCACCCAACTGCAGGAGCTCACCAAGAGCGTGGAGTCATGCCAGAGCGAGGTGTCGGAG GTGAAACGTGACATGGTCGCCATCAAGCAAGAGCTGGACACCGTGCAGCAGGTCAAGGAGGAGATCGAGGAGCTGCGCGAGTACGTCGACCGGCTGGAGGAACACTCGCAGAGGCGGAAGCTGCGGCTGCTGGAACAG CCTTCGAACAAGTCCATGGAAACAGAGAAAGAGAAACGTGGAAAA GGTTTGACTTTCTTCCTCTCCTACGCCATCTTGGCCGCTGTGCTTGGCATGCTTCAGTTCGGATACAACACTGGCGTCATCAACGCTCCCGGCAGG AATATCGAAAACTTCATGAAAGACGTTTACAAAGATCGCTACGGGAGAGACATCACGGAGGAGACGGTCAAGCGGCTTTACTCCATCGCGGTCAGCATTTTCGCTATCGGCGGCATGCTTGGCGGATTCTCGGGCGGCATGATCGCGAACCGCTTCGGAAG GAAGGGGGGCCTGCTCCTCAACAACATCCTGGGCATCAGCGGCGCCAGTCTCATGGGCTTCACCAAGATTTCCCACTGCTACGAGATGCTGTTCTTCGGGCGGTTCATCATCGGAGTCAACTGTG GACTAAACACTTCCCTTGTGCCAATGTACATATCCGAGATTGCTCCCCTGAACCTGCGAGGTGGCCTTGGCACCGTGAACCAGCTGGCTGTGACCGTCGGCCTGCTGCTATCCCAGGTGCTTGGCATTGAGCAGATCCTTGGCACGGACGACGGCTGGCCTATCCTTCTTG GTCTGGCAATCTGCCCAGCCATCTTACAACTGCTGCTGCTGCCGGCGTGCCCCGAGTCACCGAGATACCTGCTCATCACGAGGCAGTGGGAGGAGGAAGCCCGCCGCGCCCTGAGGCGGTTGCGGGCTAGCAATCAG GTAGAAGAAGACATCGAAGAAATGAGGGCGGAAGAGCGGGCGCAGCAGGCGGAGGCTTCCATCTCCATGCGGGAGCTGCTGTGTTCTCCAACTCTTCGGGCGCCCCTGCTCATTGGCGTGGTGATGCAGCTGTCACAGCAGCTGAGCGGTATCAACGCG GTGTTTTATTACTCAACGTCACTGTTCACATCCTCGGGACTCACGGAGGAGGCGGCCAAGTTCGCCACCATGGGCATCGGCGCCATCATGGTCGGCATGACCCTCGTATCACTGCCACTTATGGATCGCACTGGACGGAG GACCCTTCACCTGTACGGGCTCGGCGGCATGTTCATCTTTTCAATCTTCattacaatttcatttttaataaag GAAATGATTGACTGGATGAGTTACCTGTCCGTGGTCTCCACGCTGAGTTTCGTGGTGTTCTTCGCCGTGGGCCCAGGCTCGATACCGTGGCTGATCACGGCGGAGCTGTTCTCGCAGGGGCCGCGGCCTAGCGCCATGGCCATCGCTGTGCTGGTCAATTGGATGGCCAACTTTGTCGTCGGCATCGGTTTCCCTAGCATGAAG gCGCTACTGGAAAACTATACATTCCTGCCTTTTAGTGTATTCCTTGCAATTTTTTGGATATTTACGTATAAAAAAGTTCCTGAGACGAAAAATAAGACGTTCGAAGAAATTTTGGCGCTCTTTAGAAACTCCAACGGGAG GGACAGTTTCCGCGACAGCCGGCTGTACGGCAGCATGATGAACTGCGTGAATGCGTTGGAGCAGCAGctgccgccgccaccgccggcGCCCGTCGACGAGAAACACGACTCGC TATCAGAGCAATCATCGGGTGCGGGCGACGCGGGCCGCCCACCTCCGCCCCTCCCGCCGCCCCGTTTTCCGGCCCCGGGCAACGTCTGA
- the LOC134754230 gene encoding glucose transporter type 1 isoform X3 gives MRQSCHRLLEHQQAGEEEPPLYSPIDRISVVPDHVAREADTKLTRYATTEEDEATLRELLLSLQRQVSVMSMNLSQKLDDLQRGDRQLETTVALCEIRTQLQELTKSVESCQSEVSEVKRDMVAIKQELDTVQQVKEEIEELREYVDRLEEHSQRRKLRLLEQGLTFFLSYAILAAVLGMLQFGYNTGVINAPGRNIENFMKDVYKDRYGRDITEETVKRLYSIAVSIFAIGGMLGGFSGGMIANRFGRKGGLLLNNILGISGASLMGFTKISHCYEMLFFGRFIIGVNCGLNTSLVPMYISEIAPLNLRGGLGTVNQLAVTVGLLLSQVLGIEQILGTDDGWPILLGLAICPAILQLLLLPACPESPRYLLITRQWEEEARRALRRLRASNQVEEDIEEMRAEERAQQAEASISMRELLCSPTLRAPLLIGVVMQLSQQLSGINAVFYYSTSLFTSSGLTEEAAKFATMGIGAIMVGMTLVSLPLMDRTGRRTLHLYGLGGMFIFSIFITISFLIKEMIDWMSYLSVVSTLSFVVFFAVGPGSIPWLITAELFSQGPRPSAMAIAVLVNWMANFVVGIGFPSMKALLENYTFLPFSVFLAIFWIFTYKKVPETKNKTFEEILALFRNSNGSIRAIIGCGRRGPPTSAPPAAPFSGPGQRLTMGSTRARAARRSHKGRCQLLVSWTEAQCSPCPYHHTTNVLNLCD, from the exons CCTACAACGACAGGTCAGCGTGATGAGCATGAACCTCTCGCAAAAGCTGGACGACCTGCAGCGAGGTGACCGCCAGCTGGAGACGACGGTGGCCCTCTGCGAGATCCGCACCCAACTGCAGGAGCTCACCAAGAGCGTGGAGTCATGCCAGAGCGAGGTGTCGGAG GTGAAACGTGACATGGTCGCCATCAAGCAAGAGCTGGACACCGTGCAGCAGGTCAAGGAGGAGATCGAGGAGCTGCGCGAGTACGTCGACCGGCTGGAGGAACACTCGCAGAGGCGGAAGCTGCGGCTGCTGGAACAG GGTTTGACTTTCTTCCTCTCCTACGCCATCTTGGCCGCTGTGCTTGGCATGCTTCAGTTCGGATACAACACTGGCGTCATCAACGCTCCCGGCAGG AATATCGAAAACTTCATGAAAGACGTTTACAAAGATCGCTACGGGAGAGACATCACGGAGGAGACGGTCAAGCGGCTTTACTCCATCGCGGTCAGCATTTTCGCTATCGGCGGCATGCTTGGCGGATTCTCGGGCGGCATGATCGCGAACCGCTTCGGAAG GAAGGGGGGCCTGCTCCTCAACAACATCCTGGGCATCAGCGGCGCCAGTCTCATGGGCTTCACCAAGATTTCCCACTGCTACGAGATGCTGTTCTTCGGGCGGTTCATCATCGGAGTCAACTGTG GACTAAACACTTCCCTTGTGCCAATGTACATATCCGAGATTGCTCCCCTGAACCTGCGAGGTGGCCTTGGCACCGTGAACCAGCTGGCTGTGACCGTCGGCCTGCTGCTATCCCAGGTGCTTGGCATTGAGCAGATCCTTGGCACGGACGACGGCTGGCCTATCCTTCTTG GTCTGGCAATCTGCCCAGCCATCTTACAACTGCTGCTGCTGCCGGCGTGCCCCGAGTCACCGAGATACCTGCTCATCACGAGGCAGTGGGAGGAGGAAGCCCGCCGCGCCCTGAGGCGGTTGCGGGCTAGCAATCAG GTAGAAGAAGACATCGAAGAAATGAGGGCGGAAGAGCGGGCGCAGCAGGCGGAGGCTTCCATCTCCATGCGGGAGCTGCTGTGTTCTCCAACTCTTCGGGCGCCCCTGCTCATTGGCGTGGTGATGCAGCTGTCACAGCAGCTGAGCGGTATCAACGCG GTGTTTTATTACTCAACGTCACTGTTCACATCCTCGGGACTCACGGAGGAGGCGGCCAAGTTCGCCACCATGGGCATCGGCGCCATCATGGTCGGCATGACCCTCGTATCACTGCCACTTATGGATCGCACTGGACGGAG GACCCTTCACCTGTACGGGCTCGGCGGCATGTTCATCTTTTCAATCTTCattacaatttcatttttaataaag GAAATGATTGACTGGATGAGTTACCTGTCCGTGGTCTCCACGCTGAGTTTCGTGGTGTTCTTCGCCGTGGGCCCAGGCTCGATACCGTGGCTGATCACGGCGGAGCTGTTCTCGCAGGGGCCGCGGCCTAGCGCCATGGCCATCGCTGTGCTGGTCAATTGGATGGCCAACTTTGTCGTCGGCATCGGTTTCCCTAGCATGAAG gCGCTACTGGAAAACTATACATTCCTGCCTTTTAGTGTATTCCTTGCAATTTTTTGGATATTTACGTATAAAAAAGTTCCTGAGACGAAAAATAAGACGTTCGAAGAAATTTTGGCGCTCTTTAGAAACTCCAACGGGAG TATCAGAGCAATCATCGGGTGCGGGCGACGCGGGCCGCCCACCTCCGCCCCTCCCGCCGCCCCGTTTTCCGGCCCCGGGCAACGTCTGACAATGGGATCCacccgcgcgcgcgccgctcgTCGCTCCCATAAAGGCCGCTGCCAACTTCTTGTTTCATGGACTGAGGCGCAATGCAGCCCGTGCCCCTATCACCACACAACAAATGTTCTAAATCTATGTGATTAG
- the LOC134754230 gene encoding glucose transporter type 1 isoform X4, whose amino-acid sequence MRQSCHRLLEHQQAGEEEPPLYSPIDRISVVPDHVAREADTKLTRYATTEEDEATLRELLLSLQRQVSVMSMNLSQKLDDLQRGDRQLETTVALCEIRTQLQELTKSVESCQSEVSEVKRDMVAIKQELDTVQQVKEEIEELREYVDRLEEHSQRRKLRLLEQGLTFFLSYAILAAVLGMLQFGYNTGVINAPGRNIENFMKDVYKDRYGRDITEETVKRLYSIAVSIFAIGGMLGGFSGGMIANRFGRKGGLLLNNILGISGASLMGFTKISHCYEMLFFGRFIIGVNCGLNTSLVPMYISEIAPLNLRGGLGTVNQLAVTVGLLLSQVLGIEQILGTDDGWPILLGLAICPAILQLLLLPACPESPRYLLITRQWEEEARRALRRLRASNQVEEDIEEMRAEERAQQAEASISMRELLCSPTLRAPLLIGVVMQLSQQLSGINAVFYYSTSLFTSSGLTEEAAKFATMGIGAIMVGMTLVSLPLMDRTGRRTLHLYGLGGMFIFSIFITISFLIKEMIDWMSYLSVVSTLSFVVFFAVGPGSIPWLITAELFSQGPRPSAMAIAVLVNWMANFVVGIGFPSMKALLENYTFLPFSVFLAIFWIFTYKKVPETKNKTFEEILALFRNSNGR is encoded by the exons CCTACAACGACAGGTCAGCGTGATGAGCATGAACCTCTCGCAAAAGCTGGACGACCTGCAGCGAGGTGACCGCCAGCTGGAGACGACGGTGGCCCTCTGCGAGATCCGCACCCAACTGCAGGAGCTCACCAAGAGCGTGGAGTCATGCCAGAGCGAGGTGTCGGAG GTGAAACGTGACATGGTCGCCATCAAGCAAGAGCTGGACACCGTGCAGCAGGTCAAGGAGGAGATCGAGGAGCTGCGCGAGTACGTCGACCGGCTGGAGGAACACTCGCAGAGGCGGAAGCTGCGGCTGCTGGAACAG GGTTTGACTTTCTTCCTCTCCTACGCCATCTTGGCCGCTGTGCTTGGCATGCTTCAGTTCGGATACAACACTGGCGTCATCAACGCTCCCGGCAGG AATATCGAAAACTTCATGAAAGACGTTTACAAAGATCGCTACGGGAGAGACATCACGGAGGAGACGGTCAAGCGGCTTTACTCCATCGCGGTCAGCATTTTCGCTATCGGCGGCATGCTTGGCGGATTCTCGGGCGGCATGATCGCGAACCGCTTCGGAAG GAAGGGGGGCCTGCTCCTCAACAACATCCTGGGCATCAGCGGCGCCAGTCTCATGGGCTTCACCAAGATTTCCCACTGCTACGAGATGCTGTTCTTCGGGCGGTTCATCATCGGAGTCAACTGTG GACTAAACACTTCCCTTGTGCCAATGTACATATCCGAGATTGCTCCCCTGAACCTGCGAGGTGGCCTTGGCACCGTGAACCAGCTGGCTGTGACCGTCGGCCTGCTGCTATCCCAGGTGCTTGGCATTGAGCAGATCCTTGGCACGGACGACGGCTGGCCTATCCTTCTTG GTCTGGCAATCTGCCCAGCCATCTTACAACTGCTGCTGCTGCCGGCGTGCCCCGAGTCACCGAGATACCTGCTCATCACGAGGCAGTGGGAGGAGGAAGCCCGCCGCGCCCTGAGGCGGTTGCGGGCTAGCAATCAG GTAGAAGAAGACATCGAAGAAATGAGGGCGGAAGAGCGGGCGCAGCAGGCGGAGGCTTCCATCTCCATGCGGGAGCTGCTGTGTTCTCCAACTCTTCGGGCGCCCCTGCTCATTGGCGTGGTGATGCAGCTGTCACAGCAGCTGAGCGGTATCAACGCG GTGTTTTATTACTCAACGTCACTGTTCACATCCTCGGGACTCACGGAGGAGGCGGCCAAGTTCGCCACCATGGGCATCGGCGCCATCATGGTCGGCATGACCCTCGTATCACTGCCACTTATGGATCGCACTGGACGGAG GACCCTTCACCTGTACGGGCTCGGCGGCATGTTCATCTTTTCAATCTTCattacaatttcatttttaataaag GAAATGATTGACTGGATGAGTTACCTGTCCGTGGTCTCCACGCTGAGTTTCGTGGTGTTCTTCGCCGTGGGCCCAGGCTCGATACCGTGGCTGATCACGGCGGAGCTGTTCTCGCAGGGGCCGCGGCCTAGCGCCATGGCCATCGCTGTGCTGGTCAATTGGATGGCCAACTTTGTCGTCGGCATCGGTTTCCCTAGCATGAAG gCGCTACTGGAAAACTATACATTCCTGCCTTTTAGTGTATTCCTTGCAATTTTTTGGATATTTACGTATAAAAAAGTTCCTGAGACGAAAAATAAGACGTTCGAAGAAATTTTGGCGCTCTTTAGAAACTCCAACGGGAGGTGA
- the LOC134754230 gene encoding glucose transporter type 1 isoform X1, which translates to MRQSCHRLLEHQQAGEEEPPLYSPIDRISVVPDHVAREADTKLTRYATTEEDEATLRELLLSLQRQVSVMSMNLSQKLDDLQRGDRQLETTVALCEIRTQLQELTKSVESCQSEVSEVKRDMVAIKQELDTVQQVKEEIEELREYVDRLEEHSQRRKLRLLEQPSNKSMETEKEKRGKGLTFFLSYAILAAVLGMLQFGYNTGVINAPGRNIENFMKDVYKDRYGRDITEETVKRLYSIAVSIFAIGGMLGGFSGGMIANRFGRKGGLLLNNILGISGASLMGFTKISHCYEMLFFGRFIIGVNCGLNTSLVPMYISEIAPLNLRGGLGTVNQLAVTVGLLLSQVLGIEQILGTDDGWPILLGLAICPAILQLLLLPACPESPRYLLITRQWEEEARRALRRLRASNQVEEDIEEMRAEERAQQAEASISMRELLCSPTLRAPLLIGVVMQLSQQLSGINAVFYYSTSLFTSSGLTEEAAKFATMGIGAIMVGMTLVSLPLMDRTGRRTLHLYGLGGMFIFSIFITISFLIKEMIDWMSYLSVVSTLSFVVFFAVGPGSIPWLITAELFSQGPRPSAMAIAVLVNWMANFVVGIGFPSMKALLENYTFLPFSVFLAIFWIFTYKKVPETKNKTFEEILALFRNSNGSIRAIIGCGRRGPPTSAPPAAPFSGPGQRLTMGSTRARAARRSHKGRCQLLVSWTEAQCSPCPYHHTTNVLNLCD; encoded by the exons CCTACAACGACAGGTCAGCGTGATGAGCATGAACCTCTCGCAAAAGCTGGACGACCTGCAGCGAGGTGACCGCCAGCTGGAGACGACGGTGGCCCTCTGCGAGATCCGCACCCAACTGCAGGAGCTCACCAAGAGCGTGGAGTCATGCCAGAGCGAGGTGTCGGAG GTGAAACGTGACATGGTCGCCATCAAGCAAGAGCTGGACACCGTGCAGCAGGTCAAGGAGGAGATCGAGGAGCTGCGCGAGTACGTCGACCGGCTGGAGGAACACTCGCAGAGGCGGAAGCTGCGGCTGCTGGAACAG CCTTCGAACAAGTCCATGGAAACAGAGAAAGAGAAACGTGGAAAA GGTTTGACTTTCTTCCTCTCCTACGCCATCTTGGCCGCTGTGCTTGGCATGCTTCAGTTCGGATACAACACTGGCGTCATCAACGCTCCCGGCAGG AATATCGAAAACTTCATGAAAGACGTTTACAAAGATCGCTACGGGAGAGACATCACGGAGGAGACGGTCAAGCGGCTTTACTCCATCGCGGTCAGCATTTTCGCTATCGGCGGCATGCTTGGCGGATTCTCGGGCGGCATGATCGCGAACCGCTTCGGAAG GAAGGGGGGCCTGCTCCTCAACAACATCCTGGGCATCAGCGGCGCCAGTCTCATGGGCTTCACCAAGATTTCCCACTGCTACGAGATGCTGTTCTTCGGGCGGTTCATCATCGGAGTCAACTGTG GACTAAACACTTCCCTTGTGCCAATGTACATATCCGAGATTGCTCCCCTGAACCTGCGAGGTGGCCTTGGCACCGTGAACCAGCTGGCTGTGACCGTCGGCCTGCTGCTATCCCAGGTGCTTGGCATTGAGCAGATCCTTGGCACGGACGACGGCTGGCCTATCCTTCTTG GTCTGGCAATCTGCCCAGCCATCTTACAACTGCTGCTGCTGCCGGCGTGCCCCGAGTCACCGAGATACCTGCTCATCACGAGGCAGTGGGAGGAGGAAGCCCGCCGCGCCCTGAGGCGGTTGCGGGCTAGCAATCAG GTAGAAGAAGACATCGAAGAAATGAGGGCGGAAGAGCGGGCGCAGCAGGCGGAGGCTTCCATCTCCATGCGGGAGCTGCTGTGTTCTCCAACTCTTCGGGCGCCCCTGCTCATTGGCGTGGTGATGCAGCTGTCACAGCAGCTGAGCGGTATCAACGCG GTGTTTTATTACTCAACGTCACTGTTCACATCCTCGGGACTCACGGAGGAGGCGGCCAAGTTCGCCACCATGGGCATCGGCGCCATCATGGTCGGCATGACCCTCGTATCACTGCCACTTATGGATCGCACTGGACGGAG GACCCTTCACCTGTACGGGCTCGGCGGCATGTTCATCTTTTCAATCTTCattacaatttcatttttaataaag GAAATGATTGACTGGATGAGTTACCTGTCCGTGGTCTCCACGCTGAGTTTCGTGGTGTTCTTCGCCGTGGGCCCAGGCTCGATACCGTGGCTGATCACGGCGGAGCTGTTCTCGCAGGGGCCGCGGCCTAGCGCCATGGCCATCGCTGTGCTGGTCAATTGGATGGCCAACTTTGTCGTCGGCATCGGTTTCCCTAGCATGAAG gCGCTACTGGAAAACTATACATTCCTGCCTTTTAGTGTATTCCTTGCAATTTTTTGGATATTTACGTATAAAAAAGTTCCTGAGACGAAAAATAAGACGTTCGAAGAAATTTTGGCGCTCTTTAGAAACTCCAACGGGAG TATCAGAGCAATCATCGGGTGCGGGCGACGCGGGCCGCCCACCTCCGCCCCTCCCGCCGCCCCGTTTTCCGGCCCCGGGCAACGTCTGACAATGGGATCCacccgcgcgcgcgccgctcgTCGCTCCCATAAAGGCCGCTGCCAACTTCTTGTTTCATGGACTGAGGCGCAATGCAGCCCGTGCCCCTATCACCACACAACAAATGTTCTAAATCTATGTGATTAG